One Cuculus canorus isolate bCucCan1 chromosome 1, bCucCan1.pri, whole genome shotgun sequence DNA segment encodes these proteins:
- the MZT1 gene encoding mitotic-spindle organizing protein 1 produces MASNAASVNAVRETMDVLFEISRILNTGLDMETLSICVRLCEQGINPEALSSVIKELRKATEALKAAENMTG; encoded by the exons ATGGCGAGCAACGCCGCCAGCGTGAACGCCGTGCGGGAGACGATGGACG ttctGTTTGAGATTTCAAGAATTTTAAACACTGGCTTGGATATGGAAACATTGTCTATTTGTGTGCGGCTTTGTGAGCAGGGGATAAATCCAGAAGCGTTATCATCTGTTATTAAAGAACTGCGTAAGGCTACAGAAGCTCTAAAG gCCGCTGAAAATATGACAGGCTGA